In Nerophis ophidion isolate RoL-2023_Sa linkage group LG15, RoL_Noph_v1.0, whole genome shotgun sequence, the sequence gtcatgtgggaatattttgatcatatattggaaaaaaagcttttttttgttaattcccttgtcgtttcatcctgttttCTCAAAGTTTCTACTCGATCTGTTAGTAAGTCAGTAACGGTACGTGTTTTTGTGTTGAACCGTTTtggtagctcagttggtagagtggagggcTGTAAATGCtcatgctgagttccttagggcactggttcaaatccagatCAATAGTTAAATCATTAcgttcttaccatgaattgattaacatggaccccgacttaaacaagttgaaaaacttatctgggtgttaccatttagtggtcaattgtacggaatatgtactgcactgtgcaatctactaataaaagcttcaatcaatcaatcaacagtgcgtattcagagcgcatgtaaaaatagattaataattaaataaaaagaaATTCCCAGTTCACAAGTaatctcattcacaacacgttctcttagatgttcacattatttattgactgtatctaaaaaagataaaaatatatttttatttaaatgaagatatgaaataatcctaaatgaaatacaatgacttggtttatattattgtatatactaggtcataaaatcagtgtcagttgagtcggtccataggttgcctgtagggatttttaatgtccagcagatgtcagtatttagtgacacagtattgacacagtatcaatacagttttgcaatgtgtctaaaccagtggttcttaacctgggttcgatcgaaccctatggggttcggtgagtcggccttaggggttcggtggaggtcaagccacacccgactcatcgtgtatatcagacctgggcaaattaaggccccgggggccacatgcggcccgttaagcttttcaatctggccccggacattcccaaataattattttagatctttaagatggaaagtgtattagtgtatattattgtatatactaggtcataaaatcagtgtcagttgagtcggtccataggttgcctgtaggcatttttaatgtccagcagatgtcagtatttagtgacacagtattgacacagtatcaatacagttttgcaatgtgtctaaaccagtggttcttaacctgggttcgatcgaaccctaggggttcggtgagtcggcctcaggggttcggtggaggtcaagccacacccgactcatcctgtacatcagacctgggcaaattaaggccccgggggccacatgtggcccgttaagcttttcaatctggcctgccggacattcccaaataattactttaaatctttaagatggaaagtgtagctgccattatgatgtgcactcatgttttataaTGATCGTAAGTCTTGATCTATATTAAGTATTTCAATAGTTGAAATCTGCCCTTTtgaatgatatactagttactgtggtcatctaattagttactatggtcatctaattaattactttggTCATCCAACTAACAGCAGCtcactcagacgaggcaccaactAGTGTAGGTGGGGAACGTTTCCACAGAgggtttccagagcctgaaatccGGGTAACAGGGACATACGCGGAAAgagatttttacaatatattcacatatatcagatattaggtttttttttttttttttttaccatttgcattcatatttcactgtttgttgcatttttgttgtgttccttTCTGTCCCCCATCTTGCAATCCCACCCAACGAGGTCCAACACCACAGCGTTTCTGAAGCAGCTCTGAAGGAGGTAACCTATTATTTCCACTCTACTCAGGTTATTTTGTATCATGGGATTGTTGTATGTAGTCCTAAAATTGAACtgaatgtggatggagagggggtgtgacgttcatatgttgtcaatattcagtgttaaaatctatccttcatagttgatattgtaaatcccacattctgtattttcatgtacattctgggtgtctcattaagtaaaaaaaaatttaaaattgcattccgttttttaaggcggtctgtcataacgtttttagcattcaatcagacatcattgtgaggttttgtattagtgttcctaaaaatagatataccggcccccaaagacatttttttctctcaatttggccccccgagttaaaataattgcccaggcctggtgtacataaaaacttctccctatcggcgtattatggatacggcaacagcagaagtcaaactgatttgagggtgtgtcatttgttgtgagatAATGCacggtgttggttttgttctttgaacaaggtgatgttcatgcacggttcattgtgtgcaccagtaaaaaaattatatcactttgtcttgaatttgagaaaaaaaaaaaacattttatgtttcactaaagaagggttcggtgaatgcgcatatgaaactggctcTGAGGttcgagagccagttccagctcgtggtgcccaagaccagacttaaaaccaggggagacagggtcggccctaagctctggaacactctgcccctccatgttcaaactgcttccacagtggagtgttttaagtctcgtcttaagacccacttttattctttggcttttaacactacgtgtgttgtgtggtcctctgttgtcctctgtgttttttatacactttgatttctattttactgttttagtaGACAGTAAAatagaggttgattggcaacacaaaattggccctagtgcaggggtagggaacctatggctctagagccagatgtggctcttttgatggatgcatctggctctcggattaaTCTTAGCtgccattgcttaacacgataagaaattatttccactggtaatcggagttaaaaaaaaaaagttcaaaatacaaaacattctcctgcatttccatccattcgtttttctaacgcatctgttcaagaaggcgcattaatggtaagaagtattctatttattattggttagcttcagaataaaaatgttattaaaaagactaTGAGAGTTattgtactcaaaaaatgttgatgttacctaaaaatgcacgcatttagttgtattcagtgttaaaaaaaaataatataaggctctcatggaaatacattttaaaatatttggctttcatggctctctcaaccaaaaaggttcccgacccctgccctagtgtgtgaatgtgagtgtgaatgttgtccgtctatctgtgttggcccagcgatgaggtggcggattgtccagggtgtacgccgccttccgcccgattgtagctgagataggcgccagcgccacctgcgaccccaaaaaagggaataagcggtaggaaatggatggatgggtggatggatgttttaattgattttaccctttaaaatggtttttaattagatttatttattttttgtttttattcagtcattggtggagcataatattgtttttttttttaatattgtttttaacatggctgtgcagcactttggaaacgttcttgttgtttaaatgtgctatataaaaaaagagtgaattggattggattggtggGGTTTgggacctccaacaaggttaagaaccagtaCTGGTCCAAAAGctacatgacgcctcatcaacccatcactaattaTAATTATAGTTCACATAATATTGTCAACAAATAGCTACCATGCTAAGCTAAGAGGCTAGTAACATTTCACTCACCGGAGCTTCACCCGACAAAGCACGAGAAAAAAAAGTGTGACGTCCCCAAACGGCAACCTTCTGTTGAGGTAGGAACcatctaaaacaaaaaacatgaatcaAAGTGAACTTTTACCAACTTTCTGTCTTATAATTGGCTTCGGAAAAACTCCTTAAAATGTTGCTGTGTAGACTGCTGTGTCACTGTGTATGATGCGCGCGCACCCTGCTGGCGGCATTGTCAAACATACttttatatatgtccatccatccatcgtctaatatatatatataatgtaaatgaAATTGTAAGACACGGACATTTTTTTTAAGCTGTACTTGAACTAATGCAATTTATTTGCCCAGAACTTGGTAAGATTATTGTCATAAATCCAGTCAGGcaatattttaaagtgaaatttgtCATCGTTTGCAGTggcgtatgcattgacctgatcactggccGTATAACAACCcacacctttcaggtaaccatccgcaGTTAGGTTAATTAGCATCCGTGCttaaaataaattatgtgattaatctgtatatattttacacacatattaaaatattttaatgtaaTCAATTATTTCAGTTAACGTGGTATTTGTGAAATCCCTTTTAATCATGGCAGTGAGCCTGCAAATTAGCTCAACCACAATTTCATTTAATCTTCATTTCATTTACTGGAAGTACGTTTTTTTGAGCTAGTTTAGCAACCGTTTACCCAAGAGttgtataacttggtatgtgacacttgtgaACTGATAGCAtggaaacgttagcatgctaacattaaagtgctaactttttggaaaaatttcctttttttttctttaattccccagccatacactttagagtcatataacttggtatgtaatacaagctaactattatcatgctcaagttagcttgctagcatgcttatattagcatgctaacattaaagtgctaacatttttttacaaaatttacttttttccccctctaattccacagccatacaccttagagccATATAAGTTGGCATGTAACACAAGCTAACTATTACCATgctcacgttagcttgctagcatgcttatattagcatgctaacattaaagtgctaaggttttttttgcaaaatttacTTTAATCCCCTctaattccacagccatacaccttaaagtcatataacttggcatgtaacacaagctaactattatcatgctcacctaagcttgctagcatgcttacattagcatgctaactctttgagatacttttttttaccgtttatcccagttatataacttggtatgtgacacttgttaactgttagcatacaaatgatagcatgctagcaagctaatttAGCCCTGCTAACCttttcatctaattttacacttttttttcctatttccacagccatacacctcTGAGTCGTATAACtgggtatatgaaacatgctgactgttattgctattgttagcatacgtgccatgtgttagtatttttatgtaaacatgctactgatttaggctagctctgtcgctcattttttttatgttacacctaaaactcccggattcagacactcggcaccatctaATAAGTACGGCGGCTTCCAGCAACAGaagtccagggcacagatagtaGGCCCATCAAAATTGCCGCGGGAATTTTCTAGTTGTATTTAATTTACCAGAAGTAAGTCTTGAGTTTTTGAAGCAACAAACATTActgcgaaaaaaaagttttacactgaatttttaaagcaACGTATTTTAACAAACTCAACTATTAAacacaccattttttaaattcactGTAGAAATATTTTGTTGCttaaaaaaaggaaattaaattaaattttgtaaTGAAAATGTAATGCAATTGTGAGCGTAATTTGCTCAATTACATATATTCAGTTTAAGATTAAGAAAAAACAGCAAATTTGTGGAAATTGCTTTGATTATTTTTCTTAACTAAACATAAATAATGCAAACTGTAGGCAGATAACTCCCCAATAATTAATATGATTTACAGTAAATATttgaataattattttatttgtagTTTATTGACATACAGTGTGAATAGTTTGTAAATAATGCCTTCATCTTATCCACTCGTTTTAGTTGATGCATTTCGCCGTGAAGACAGGCTTTCAAGCTTCGCCTTGGCGCCTGAAaaatgctgttagcatgctaatattagcatggctTTGTAACAGCAAATGTAACTAATGCGTACAGATGAAAAAGTTAGTACGCCAATGTGACTGTCTTATGCAGTCGTCGTGTGGGttgaatggaccacccaggaaggacatgctttcaACCAGGTtaaactcttttattttttttcaaataaagcttgtcttTAGTGTAGGTCGGATTGCTTTGCAGCTGCTTCTTTCCActgatcgctcacggtccgctctttcagccgccgtcgtcgtcctcctctctggctcgctctttgatcgctcttcatctgctcctgcaggctGTCCAACTCCTTTTTCGATCTCTCCTCCTTATCCTCTTTTATGcagcaggaggagatgaattaattgtgtgccggtgtgtgtgccaagcacctgatttagattgtggcggcgtcgctcccagcatgccccgcctctccgctccgccgcatcctctgcctccttgctgccatcttgggcagggctgcagtgTGCCCCGCCctgccgtcggcccgttggctccgcctctccacagccgACATTAGCATTTTTACATGCAAACTGTCAGCATGTGTTGGGTGCCAAAATAATATGACTGAGGTATACACTggcaaaagtagctaaaaaatagttagcacgctaatgttaaaatgctaactacaTTAAAGCTATTTCTAGCCAAGATTCCTGCTCGCTAGGTCAATGTCTATCATACCGAAATTTGTACACTGAAGTTATTCTCGCCCTGCAAGTTTTTTTCAAAAGAGCCAAATGATGTTGTACTTTTTTTATTCCATAATGCTGTGATACATTGTGTACTTCCACATGATTTATACATTGTGTACTTTTTAGATGATTGATGCTGACAGTGAAGTGATGGGGTCGATAGAAATTCATCTTTGGTCGgaacagaacaaaaaaaaaaaaaatggttgctTTGTCGATTTCTTTGTCTTTTCTGGAGGACAACAAATGTTTTTTGAGGATTTCTTCCACCAAGTGTTTGTCGCGGACGTTACTTCTTGTCAGCGTTGTCGAAGATTTGTTCGTAGGACGGCGGCGGGTGGTTGCAGTACGAGGGCGGTGGCGGGTAGGAGGCCATCATCATGTGGGCGGAGCCAGTCTGCTGCAGGTAAGcggggtgtgtgtgtgaggtgaGCGAGGGGTCGGCAACCGCCATCCCGTTCACGCCGAAGCCCTGCATGTGTCCTGGCTGCTGGGAAACTACACACAGGACATCTTGATCTTAATCTTTGATGCGAGACCATGCTTTTGGTCTTTTGTGTGGTCCTTTTACCTGGCGTGCTGGCAGGGTGTCTGGTGAAGGAAACGTTGAAGACGGGGTCGTCGGTCAGTGAGGAGGAGTACATTCTTCTACGGATGAAGAAACCCACGCCGCAGCACAACAACACTGCCATCATCAACACCACCCTGACAAGCACAACAACCCCACTTGACAACACTGGAGGAGACACAacttgttgagtgtctgtgtgtgtgtgtgtgtgtgtgtgtgtgtgtgtgtgctgtgattATTTGGTAAGTTCATCATCAATGGGATCAGCATAATTTGCTAAGGTTAGCATTGCTTGCTAAAATCAGCATCatttgctaacgttagcattgctTGCCAAAATCAGCATAATTTGCTAAAATCAGCATTGTTTCTAAAATCAACCATATTTGCGAAAATCAGCATCGCTATGATCAGCATAATTCGCCAAACTCAGCATATTTTTGCTAAGATTAGCATTGTTTGCTAAAATCAGCATAATTTGCTGAGATCATTCCACTACGATCAGCATAATTTGCTAAACTCAGCATAATTGGTTAAGATTAGCATTGTTTGCTGAGATCAGCAGTGTTTGCTAAAATCAGCATAATTTGCTGAGATCAGCCTTATTTGCTAAAATCAGTATCGCTATGATCAGCATACTTTGCAAAAATCAGCATGATTTGAAAAGATTAACATTGCTCGCTAAAATCAGCATAATTTGCTAAGATTAGCATAATGTGCTAAAACCAGCATAATTTGCTACAATCCGCATTGTGTGCTAAGATCAACCTTATTTGCGAAAATCAGCATCACTATGCTCAGCATAATTTTGCTAAGGTTAGCATTGTTTGCTAAAATCATCGTAATTTGCTGAGATCAGCATTATTTGCTAAAATCAGTATCGCTACGAACAGCATAATTAGCTAAAATCAGCTTTGCTATGATCAGCATAATTTGCTGAACTCAGCATAAAGTGTAAAGATTAGCATTGTTTGCTAAAATCATCATAATTTGCTGAGATCAGCATTATTTGCTAAAATCAGTATGATAAGCATAATTTGTTAAAATTAGCATTGCTATGATCAGCATAATTTGCTGAGCTCAGCATATTTTGTTAGGAATAGCATTGCTTGCTAAAATCGGCATAATTTGCTAAAATCTCCATCGCTCTGATCAGCATAATTTGATAAAATCAGCAGTTTGCTAAGATTAGCATCGTTTGCTAAAATCATCATAATTTGCTAAAATCAGCATTGTTTGCTAAGATCAACCTTTTTTTGCAACAATCAGCATCACTATGATCAGCATAATTTGCTAAACTCAGCATATTTTGCTGAGATTAGCATTGTTTGCTAAAATCTGCATAATTTGCTAAAATCAGTGTCGCTATGATCGTCATAATTTGCTAAAATCAGCATAATTTGCTGAGATCAGCATGATTTGCTAAAATCAGTATCGCTATGATCAGCATCGCTATGATCACCGTAATTGGTTAAACCCAGCATAAATTGCAAAAATCATTATCATTTGCTAAGATTAGCATTGTTTGCTTAAATCAGCATAATTTGCTAAAATCATCATTTGCTAAGATTAGCATTGTTTGCTTAAATCAGCATAATTTGCTGAGATCAGCATTATTTGCTAAAATCAGTATCGCTACGATCAGCTTAATTTGCTAAAATCAGCATGATTTGCTAAAATTGACATTGTATGTTAAAATCAGCATAATTTGCTAAGATTAGCATCATTTGCTAAAATCTGCATAATTTGCTAAAATCAGCATTGTTTGCTAAAATCAATCTTGTTTTCTAATATCAGTATTGTTTTCTAAGATCAACCTTATTTGCCAAGATTAGCATCACAATGATCATCACAATTTGCTAAACTCAGCATAATGTGCTAAAATAAGCATAATTTGCTAAAATTCGCATTGTTTGCTAAAATCAGCAGATTTTGCTGAGATCAGCTTTATTTGCAAAAATCAGTATCGCCATGATCAGCATATTTTGCTAAAATCGCATCGCTGTGATCAGCATTATATACTAAACTCAGCATAATTTGCTAAAATCATCATCATTTGCTAAATTTAACATTGTTTGCTAAAATCCGCATAATTTGCAAAAATTAATATCGCTATGATCAGCATAATTTGTAAAATCAGCATTGTTTGCTAAAATCAGTATAATATGTAAGATTAGCATTGTTTAACATCAACACAATTTGCTGAAATCAGCATTGTTTGCTAAAATCATCCTAATTTGCTAAAATCCGCATCGCTATGATCAGCATAATTTGCTAAAGTCAGCATTATGTTCTATGATCAGCAATATTTGCAAACATTAGCAATATTCGCTAAGATCTGCAACATTTTCTATGATCACCATAGTTTGCCTTATTCGACATTATTTACAAAGATAAGCAATATTTGCTCAAATTTGCAATAATTGCTAAATTGTCCGCTGTACTGCAGTAGTACTCACCAGAAGTACCACAGTCTCTGGATGGACAAGGCTCTCACACAACACCGCCTCCCACAGCAGTCTTCGTAAGACCGACATCTGACAAAGTACACATCAATTACTCATTCATTATACACATAAATACTTCAttcattatacatatacatactgtataaatacttcatacattatacatatacatactgtatacatactttattcattatacatataaatacttcATTCATCATACATATACATGctgtttaaataattattttattatacGTATAAATACTtcatttattatacatataaatattgtataaatacTTACATTTATTATACACAAATACTGTACGAATAATGTATTATGCATATACATTCTGTATAAATACTTTAACAATAATTGTACTCCTAATTAAAGTAAACATGTTGAGGATGTTTTAGTTGCAAATAGCTTCACGTTAGTCCTGTTATAGCGACataaacaggggtccccaaactttttgacttgggggccgcattgggttggccgggggtgtatgtatatatatatatatatatatacacacacacacacatatatatatatatatatatatatatatatatacatatatatacacacatatatatatatatatacatacatatatatatacatatatatacacacatatatatatatatatatatacatacatatatatatatatatacatatatgaagagttcatacgcaaaaaccgatagacgccattttgataaagtttagcccagcctctgtaatatatagtccgccacttctattgtggtataccaaaatcaatttgtttgcaaatgcggacaaatgccgcttttaacgtcatttacttcag encodes:
- the vopp1b gene encoding WW domain binding protein VOPP1; this encodes MNNPLTPFIICIFLQAVEAKKYCWYFEGGYPIYFICRSYEDCCGRRCCVRALSIQRLWYFWVVLMMAVLLCCGVGFFIRRRMYSSSLTDDPVFNVSFTRHPASTPVSQQPGHMQGFGVNGMAVADPSLTSHTHPAYLQQTGSAHMMMASYPPPPSYCNHPPPSYEQIFDNADKK